In Desulfobotulus mexicanus, the genomic window GGCTTTTTTATTGATGGTGGTGGAATGCCAGCCCGTAAGGCGCATGGCTTCCCGGATGTCTGCCGCATCTTCATCCGGTATCGGGGGCTGGGCGGATCGCCTCAGAAACCGGGGCAGCTTGCGGACTTCATCCGCCGATACAAGGCGCTCGCCGCCGGGGCTTTTTTCCGAAGAAATTCTGCCGCTGCGTACCCATGAATGCAGGGTGGGAACCGGGATATCCAGCTCCTTTGAAACAATTCTGAGAGGCTGCATGGCTTCTCCTCAGGCTGCGGGCCACAGGCAGTGAATGTGGCCGGATTTGAGTTTACGCTTTAAATTGGGATCCCGAAGACCGCTTTTTCTGGCAATGCCCTTGGTTCTGGCCATGGCCAGTGGGCGTCTGGGCTTTGCTCCATGACTTCTCCGCAAGCGGTAAAAGGTGATGATGTGCAGGGTGTTATGGCTGCGGCTGGATATGACGCAGAAATCTTCCAGACGGTGCAGCATGCGGCCATCCCGGTTGGGCATGGCCACCCCCGCAGACAGCACGGCCAGCAGATGGGTCAGGCCGAGGTTGCGTTCCCGCATACGGCGTTCGGCGTGTTCGGTGAGGGAGACATACATGGGACCTCCTCATTTCTGATGGGTTTTACGAAAAACCTGTTCCCGGACCAGACTGCGTTCCTTTGCCTCCCGTCTGGCCCTCTCCTTTTCCAGTGCCTCTCCGCAGGCTTCGTAGACCCGAGAGACCATCTCCATCGCATCTGTTTTCATGATGCCTCCGTAGCCTGTTCGAGTTTGCGGACCAGCTCATCCATTTCCTCAGGGGAGAGAAAATCAGAGGCCACGGCCTGAAATGCTGGCCAGTGAACATCGAGGAAAGTTTCGAGAGCCATTGCCTCAAGCTGTGTCAACTCAATCATGATGCCTCCTGTACGCTCAGGGTTCCTCTATCCAGAAGAGACGACATCTGACACGCCCTCCCCATATTCCAGCCAAACTCATAGGTGATGTTCAGGATGTCGAGAATGTACCAGAGCTGCCTGTCCGTCACTTTTTCAGTCATAAATATCAGGGCATGGCCATCCGGTCCCATCAGAGCTGCTGTGGAGGACGTTCTTTCAATTCTGCATTCTTTGGGGTCTGCGAAGATCATCCGGCACCTCCTGTGATGGTGTGGATATCCGTGCTGGTGGGCGGGAAGATCCAGAGACCGTTATGGATTGGCACTCTGGCGGCTTCCGCCGTGGAGGTGGGGGCCATGGACCGGAGAAGATCTCCGGTGGTGCGGTGACGGCGTTTCAGGCTGACCATTACAGCCATTACTTCCCGCCGTCGTCCCTTCATTGAAAAGCCGTTGACTTGGATTGGGGTCATGGGTATTCTCCCTTTATTGTGGTTTTGTATCAGCCCTTGTACGGTGGCCGCCGTGCAGGGACTTTAAACTTAAAAACCAAAAAACTTCTTTAAAATCATTTTTATTGACTTTGGTGTTTTGGTTTCAGATTGCCAAGAACAAAATTGCGTTTTATGTAAATTTATTTTACCTCTTCTTCCCTTTTCTGGCACAAACAAACTTTAACCCTTTCAAAGCACCAGAACAGCGTGATATCCTTGAACAGAAACAGAGCTTTGAAATCCTTAAGAATAAGGGGGAGGCATGAAAGATTCAGCACTGATTCGTGAATTTGTATCCCTG contains:
- a CDS encoding DUF4258 domain-containing protein, whose product is MYVSLTEHAERRMRERNLGLTHLLAVLSAGVAMPNRDGRMLHRLEDFCVISSRSHNTLHIITFYRLRRSHGAKPRRPLAMARTKGIARKSGLRDPNLKRKLKSGHIHCLWPAA